In one Nicotiana sylvestris chromosome 8, ASM39365v2, whole genome shotgun sequence genomic region, the following are encoded:
- the LOC138875170 gene encoding uncharacterized protein, with the protein MRFGKKGKLSLRFVGPYRIQSKNNNVAYELDFPATLVSIHPVFHMSMLRQCLRDISKSIPVDEVEVNIPIKFLDSQVQRLRNKDVVSIKVLWRNHDFEEATLEAEEDMKKRYSHMFKGSGI; encoded by the coding sequence ATGAGATTCGGGAAAAAAGGGAAGCTAAGTCTTAGATTTGTTGGCCCCTATAGAATCCAGAGCAAGAACAATAATGTGGCCTATGAGTTAGACTTTCCAGCAACATTAGTTTCTATTCATCCAGTTTTCCACATGTCAATGCTGAGGCAATGCCTTCGGGACATATCCAAATCAATTCccgtggatgaagtggaggtcaaCATTCCCATTAAATTTCTTGACAGTCAAGTTCAGAGATTGAGGAACAAAGATGTGGTGTCAATTAAAGTCTTGTGGCGTAATCATGATTTTGAAGAGGCTACATTGGAAGCTGAGGAAGATATGAAGAAAAGATACTCTCATATGTTCAAAGGAAGTggcatttaa